A genomic segment from Aspergillus puulaauensis MK2 DNA, chromosome 1, nearly complete sequence encodes:
- a CDS encoding uncharacterized protein (COG:C;~EggNog:ENOG410Q8RZ;~InterPro:IPR018170,IPR020471,IPR036812,IPR023210;~PFAM:PF00248;~go_function: GO:0016491 - oxidoreductase activity [Evidence IEA];~go_process: GO:0055114 - oxidation-reduction process [Evidence IEA]), producing MTTKQYPLPNGTGAIPAIGLGTWQSSESATRDAVKHALQHGYRHIDTALNYGNEKEVGEGIRASGVPRDQIWVTTKLDNHWHHRVREGLDASLRALGLEYLDLYLVHFPCSTDPDDRGRCLSGWDFVKTWQDMQKLLETGKVRNIGVSNFQITHLEKLLNDPSCTVVPAVNQIELHPYNPSSKLLAYCKSKGIHCTAYSCLGGHSESSINGHTDLIKDPIILKVAEARDKTPAQILLMWGLRRGVSVIPKSVAPGRIENNFDLYGWNLTEDEFGEISGIRTRAKVVGDAWMPIRVFLGGDQ from the exons ATGACCACTAAGCAATACCCCCTTCCCAATGGCACCGGTGCCATTCCCGCAATCGGCCTGGGAACCTGGCAATCCAGCGAGAGCGCAACCCGTGATGCCGTGAAACACGCCCTGCAACATGGCTACAGACATATCGATACCGCGCTAAACTACGGCAACGAGAAGGAAGTTGGCGAGGGAATCAGAGCGTCTGGTGTGCCCAGGGACCAGATCTGGGTGACTACCAAGCTAGATAACCACTGGCATCATCGGGTGCGTGAGGGGCTTGATGCGTCGCTGAGGGCTCTGGGGTTGGAGTACTTGGATCTATATCTTGTGCATTTCCCATGCTCAACTGATCCAGACGATCGGGGGAGGTGTCTGTCTGGTTGGGATTTCGTCAAGACTTG GCAAGATATGCAAAAGCTCCTGGAAACAGGAAAGGTCAGGAACATCGGGGTCTCGAATTTCCAGATTACGCATCTGGAGAAGCTATTGAATGACCCATCATGCACGGTCGTCCCAGCAGTTAACCAGATCGAG CTCCACCCATACAACCCGTC TTCCAAACTCCTCGCGTACTGCAAGTCCAAAGGAATCCACTGCACCGCATATTCCTGTCTAGGTGGTCACAGCGAGTCCTCGATCAACGGGCACACGGACCTAATCAAAGATCCCATCATACTAAAGGTCGCTGAGGCGAGGGACAAAACGCCTGCTCAGATACT GTTAATGTGGGGGCTCCGACGGGGTGTGAGCGTTATCCCAAAGAGCGTCGCGCCTGGGCGGATTGAAAACAACTTTGACTTGTATGGATGGAATCTCACGGAGGATGAGTTTGGCGAGATTAGTGGAATCCGTACGAGGGCGAAAGTTGTGGGAGATGCGTGGATGCCTATTAGGGTTTTTCTCGGAGGTGATCAGTAG
- a CDS encoding uncharacterized protein (COG:E;~EggNog:ENOG410PGKT;~InterPro:IPR002821,IPR008040,IPR010318,IPR027479, IPR043129;~PFAM:PF06032,PF01968,PF05378;~go_function: GO:0016787 - hydrolase activity [Evidence IEA]), translated as MGSHSDQRYRIGVDVGGTNTDAVLIDLDSMSIIASHKSATTPDVTTGITSAVRKVIETAQVALSAIGCVIVGTTHFVNAVVQRSSSLRPVAVIRLCGGPDDGFGRGIPPFIDFPADLRFCIESSPYFCHGGYQISGEEISAVDEEEIRSVAEQLVGEGIENVVISGMYAPLNHSQEVAVRDILLQAIDQSVRNGQSNSSSKPRITLSHAVSGLGFLARENAAILNATLRPLAERTIYGFKKAMWDIFQGSPCMLYLTQNDGSVLSAEDAIHYPIRTFNSGPTNSIRGGEFLWRAAGKANGEERDERTEPLVVIDIGGTTSDAGLLLPNGLPQMSSITGLVGGVRTNFALPAVESIGLGGGSIIRGAGEDLTVGPESVALELLQKAKLFGGGYLTATDIVAASAIHAPSEPNPFRDMGDLCRLADVTPEIISQARERMREMTAALVDRTKTHKGDVDVLIVGGGAPIIKTDEPLTGVRSLRTVAGAEVANAVGAAISRVSGVIDTVVDTSNQTVKQAQELVSQLAIEKAVSNGANSGSIQIAEVTMLPIQYVDAKARIAVRAVGELAVVSQGLATEALPSFDGHDAPQAQSRAIPSSIDKTVDKPVDVHTYRPFIQNRQWTISPTDLQFIAQGCKVLGCGGGGDPYQEYLKVSAVVRKSPGSVKVVSPSYLADDALVGWTGCMGSPEVSMERLENEECLKAHEELIRATGLPPVSGFVALEIGGGNGVVNLGVAAKFGVPCVDADYMGRAYPTAWQITPNVYGTPRGEALVPMTIASGDGSVVTMTASRTDKLVDKILRASCVEMGCRAGSAGAPKSSRIVRDQAVTNTVSLAWWIGRAIALEKNIAERAKRIIDEVGGSGSAAILGEGKITSVERVLKTGHTYGVLEVDGKLQDGTKAVLKVPFKNENAFVEAILPTGEAKILASVPDLIAVLDAETGAGLGTPEYKYGLRVMIIAIAASPRWTDTPRGMEIGGPGSMGFEGIQYVPIGKYSEPRSVIDAFADVEL; from the exons ATGGGGAGCCACTCAGATCAGAGGTACCGCATCGGTGTTGATGTCGGCG GTACAAACACAGATGCAGTTCTTATCGACCTGGACTCGATGAGCATCATCGCATCGCATAAATCAGCTACAACACCCGATGTAACAACCGGGATCACCAGTGCCGTCCGCAAGGTCATTGAGACCGCCCAGGTCGCTCTGAGCGCTATCGGCTGCGTCATCGTCGGCACCACGCACTTCGTCAATGCCGTCGTGCAACGCTCGTCATCCCTACGCCCAGTCGCAGTAATTCGACTCTGCGGTGGACCAGATGATGGCTTCGGCCGCGGAATTCCACCCTTCATCGACTTTCCTGCTGATTTGCGGTTCTGTATCGAATCCTCCCCTTATTTCTGCCACGGGGGCTACCAAATCTCCGGCGAAGAAATCAGCGCtgttgacgaagaggaaattCGGAGCGTAGCTGAACAGCTCGTCGGGGAAGGAATCGAGAATGTGGTTATCTCTGGAATGTACGCCCCGCTCAATCACTCGCAGGAGGTCGCTGTTCgggacatcctcctccaagcTATAGATCAATCCGTCAGGAACGGCCAAAGTAATTCATCCTCCAAGCCACGGATAACGCTGTCCCACGCGGTCTCAGGCCTGGGCTTCCTCGCTCGGGAAAATGCTGCCATACTAAACGCGACGCTACGCCCTCTCGCAGAACGAACGATCTACGGATTTAAGAAGGCAATGTGGGATATTTTCCAGGGAAGTCCGTGCATGTTGTATCTCACACAGAACGATGGCAGCGTACTGAGCGCCGAGGACGCAATCCACTACCCGATCCGGACATTCAATTCTGGCCCGACAAACTCCATCCGAGGTGGGGAGTTTCTCTGGCGCGCTGCTGGCAAAGCGAATGGCGAGGAACGGGATGAGAGGACAGAGCCGTTGGTTGTGATTGATATCGGCGGAACCACCTCGGACGCGGGGCTACTGCTCCCAAATGGTCTACCCCAGATGAGTTCCATTACAGGATTAGTTGGCGGTGTGAGGACAAACTTTGCGCTGCCAGCGGTCGAGAGTATTGGGCTAGGTGGAGGGAGTATCATTCGAGGAGCGGGTGAAGACTTGACTGTCGGCCCTGAGAGTGTTGCGTTGGAACTGCTACAGAAAGCGAAACTCTTCGGTGGTGGATATCTGACGGCAACGGATATCGTGGCAGCGTCTGCAATTCACGCCCCCAGCGAGCCAAATCCTTTCCGGGATATGGGAGATCTATGTCGGCTAGCGGATGTCACGCCAGAAATAATATCCCAGGCACGCGAAAGGATGAGGGAGATGACTGCGGCGCTGGTCGATCGAACCAAGACGCATAAAGGAGACGTCGATGTCTTAATCGTCGGGGGAGGAGCTCCAATCATCAAGACCGATGAACCATTGACTGGCGTCCGCAGCCTCCGAACAGTGGCGGGTGCAGAAGTGGCCAACGCTGTTGGAGCTGCCATCTCTCGAGTTTCAGGCGTCATCGATACCGTCGTCGATACTTCAAACCAAACAGTCAAGCAGGCGCAGGAACTTGTCTCGCAGCTGGCGATTGAGAAAGCTGTCAGTAATGGCGCGAACTCTGGTTCAATTCAGATTGCCGAAGTGACTATGCTTCCAATACAGTATGTTGATGCGAAGGCACGAATTGCCGTTCGTGCTGTTGGAGAGCTGGCCGTTGTTTCTCAGGGGCTTGCAACAGAGGCACTTCCCAGTTTCGATGGGCATGACGCGCCCCAGGCTCAGAGCAGGGCTATACCTTCCAGCATTGATAAGACCGTCGATAAACCTGTCGACGTCCATACCTATCGTCCATTCATCCAAAATCGCCAATGGACCATCTCACCGACCGATCTCCAATTCATCGCCCAGGGCTGCAAAGTACTTGGgtgcggaggcggcggcgaccCATACCAGGAGTATCTCAAAGTCAGCGCAGTTGTCCGGAAGAGCCCAGGTTCTGTCAAAGTGGTGTCACCCAGCTATCTCGCAGACGACGCCCTCGTCGGCTGGACTGGATGCATGGGCAGCCCAGAAGTGAGCATGGAGCGTCTTGAAAACGAGGAATGTCTAAAAGCACATGAAGAACTGATCCGTGCCACTGGCCTTCCTCCCGTTTCTGGGTTCGTGGCCCTGGAAATCGGCGGAGGGAACGGTGTTGTCAACCTAGGTGTTGCAGCGAAGTTTGGAGTGCCCTGTGTGGATGCCGACTACATGGGTCGTGCGTATCCGACAGCCTGGCAGATCACGCCAAATGTTTACGGAACGCCCCGTGGTGAAGCGCTCGTTCCTATGACGATAGCCAGTGGAGATGGCTCCGTTGTGACAATGACGGCTTCGCGCACAGACAAACTTGTTGATAAAATTCTGCGCGCCTCCTGTGTGGAAATGGGCTGTCGCGCCGGGAGTGCTGGTGCTCCCAAGTCGTCCAGAATCGTCCGTGACCAGGCAGTCACAAATACGGTATCCCTCGCATGGTGGATTGGCCGGGCGATTGCCCTGGAGAAGAACATCGCCGAGAGAGCCAAGCGGATAATTGATGAGGTTGGTGGTTCTGGCAGCGCTGCGATCCTTGGCGAGGGGAAGATTACGAGTGTTGAGCGCGTGCTCAAGACCGGGCACACTTATGGAGTGTTAGAAGTAGACGGAAAACTCCAGGATGGAACCAAAGCGGTTCTCAAGGTCCCTTTTAAGAACGAGAATGCCTTTGTGGAGGCGATCCTGCCGACTGGCGAAGCCAAGATACTCGCCTCAGTGCCAGACCTCATCGCCGTTCTTGATGCTGAAACAGGTGCCGGCTTGGGGACACCAGAATATAAATACGGTTTGAGAGTAATGatcattgccattgctgctTCCCCACGGTGGACCGACACACCGAGGGGTATGGAAATAGGAGGGCCAGGGTCTATGGGATTTGAGGGAATACAATATGTGCCCATTGGGAAATACAGTGAGCCACGAAGCGTTATTGACGCCTTCGCTGATGTGGAGCTGTAA
- a CDS encoding acyl--CoA ligase (COG:I;~EggNog:ENOG410PI82;~InterPro:IPR042099,IPR000873,IPR025110;~PFAM:PF00501,PF13193), translating into MPHKSRWAVPVPEVDIPTYLFGSPTAPLGDALAFADAEDPERLRLTWTELRLWSQRFAAGLQAAGLQEGDRVLILSGNDVLFPVVNLGIIMASGIYHSGNPHSNPRELAYQLGLTKPRFILASEETIACALEAAAMVDIPRERVFLFNDGPLIQDGGGDDDYNAGVKHWKHLLAPKEAGSRFAWKKLTPSESKSTTVYTIMTSGTTGLPKAAEASHHSIIANCVQTDFVMNLDPSVSTKELAARNSRWLCAIPLYHGLALCYFCTISIARRIPSYIMPKYEITRMLESIQRFRITELHLVPPIIVAMTKHPAVKSRKYDLSSVTKTFSCAAPLGPEPTVQYEALWPRGQVNVKQGLASTDSLGWDPTLTAVAGSVGEPMPNCEIKLVDDDENEVPRGQSGEIWFRGPNIMQGYWQNKKATDETITEDGWLRTGDVARQDELGWYYVVDRKKEMIKVKGVQVWPAELEALLLDHPSVNDAAVIGVRKGDDEHPRAYVVAAPGTSVSAEDILEFINSKVSTIKRLTGGVVFTDTIPRAPSGKILRRVIRDGVASNSKL; encoded by the exons ATGCCACACAAATCACGATGGGCCGTTCCCGTTCCAGAGGTCGACATTCCTACCTATCTCTTCGGCAGCCCTACCGCTCCGCTAGGAGATGCCCTGGCCTTTGCTGACGCCGAAGACCCAGAGAGGCTGCGTCTGACCTGGACTGAGCTCCGTCTCTGGTCGCAGCGTTTCGCTGCCGGTTTGCAGGCTGCTGGACTACAGGAAGGTGATCGGGTCCTTATCCTCAGCGGCAACGATGTCTTGTTCCCCGTCGTCAACTTGGGTATTATTATGGCCAGTGGCATCTACCATTCTGGCAATCCGCACTCTAATCCTCGTGAGTTGGCATACCAGCTGGGCCTTACAAAGCCGAGATTTATCCTGGCGAGTGAGGAAACTATAGCCTGTGCTCTTGAGGCCGCTGCCATGGTGGATATACCCCGGGAGCGCGTTTTCCTCTTCAACGATGGCCCTCTAATCcaggatggtggtggtgatgacgattATAACGCTGGAGTAAAACATTGGAAGCATTTACTCGCGCCAAAAGAGGCTGGCAGCCGATTCGCGTGGAAGAAGCTAACCCCGAGCGAATCGAAGTCCACAACAGTATACACGATAATGACATCTGG AACTACTGGACTgcccaaagcagcagaggcatCGCACCACAGCATAATCGCAAATTGCGTTCAGACGGACTTCGTCATGAACCTCGATCCCAGCGTTTCCACGAAAGAGTTAGCGGCCAGAAACTCGAGATGGCTATGTGCAATTCCACTGTATCATGGCCTGGCCCTGTGTTATTTCTGCACCATCTCTATCGCGCGACGCATCCCGTCGTATATCATGCCAAAATACGAGATTACCCGCATGCTGGAAAGTATCCAGAGGTTTCGGATCACAGAACTACATCTTGTACCGCCAATCATCGTGGCCATGACCAAGCACCCTGCGGTGAAGAGCAGGAAGTACGATCTCAGCAGTGTTACAAAGACCTTCTCCTGTGCGGCACCGCTAGGTCCAGAGCCGACTGTACAGTACGAGGCGCTTTGGCCAAGGGGGCAAGTAAATGTCAAACAGGGCCTTGCTTCGACTGA CTCTCTCGGCTGGGATCCCACCCTCACGGCCGTGGCCGGCTCCGTTGGCGAGCCAATGCCGAACTGTGAGATCAAGCTGGtggacgatgacgagaatGAGGTCCCGCGTGGACAAAGTGGCGAGATATGGTTTCGTGGTCCAAACATTATGCAGGGCTACTGGCAGAACAAAAAGGCTACCGATGAGACTATTACTGAAGATGGGTGGTTGAGGACAGGGGATGTAGCTCGCCAGGATGAGCTTGGGTGGTATTATGTGGTGGATCGGAAGAAG GAAATGATCAAGGTCAAGGGCGTCCAGGTCTGGCCTGCTGAGCTGGAGGCACTTCTTCTCGATCATCCTTCAGTCAATGACGCTGCTGTGATTGGCGTGAGAAA gggcgacgacgagcatCCCCGTGCGTACGTCGTGGCAGCTCCAGGAACCTCCGTCTCGGCTGAGGATATCTTGGAATTCATTAACAGCAAGGTATCAACGATCAAAAGACTCACTGGCGGTGTTGTCTTCACTGATACCATTCCAAGAGCGCCT TCTGGAAAGATATTGCGACGAGTTATCAGAGACGGCGTTGCGAGCAATTCCAAATTGTAA
- a CDS encoding uncharacterized protein (COG:F,H;~EggNog:ENOG410PGER;~InterPro:IPR038271,IPR001248;~PFAM:PF02133;~TransMembrane:9 (o16-32i39-60o80-100i112-136o171-192i213-230o236-256i286-306o326-346i);~go_component: GO:0016020 - membrane [Evidence IEA];~go_function: GO:0022857 - transmembrane transporter activity [Evidence IEA];~go_process: GO:0055085 - transmembrane transport [Evidence IEA]), translated as MKNYFAESSHLQTNDFIGLLIWMCGFIPAVLIRPEKLQIPFFVCFVFFCGSCFGMLIWAVSQAHGPGDLFHEPGTAPNTGWAFMFGVTAILGSWGSGTLGQSDWVRYSKRRYAPTLSQLVACPATIAITATIGIIVTSASNKLMGGDIQWNPIYLLADIQEYYGSSPRVRAGVFFASVGMVASQFSISVVLNSVSCGMDLAGLWPKYINIRRGGYIMAIIGIATQPWQLLSTADKFLSVLSGFGVFMAPATGLMLADYHLIRRYRLKLSDLYRGDSTSIYWFRHGVNWRAFAAFTAGMWPLLPGLAGNVNGWNSPQWVGWVRLYNLTFLVGLAIAFLVFLGLNWVFPVVGIDETGPFLEVEDVIDGVEKLGDVSSSVRGDDTYRKRAEASIV; from the exons ATGAAAAACTACTTTGCTGAGAGCTCCCACCTCCAGACCAACGACTTCATCGGACTCTTGATCTGGATGTGCGGGTTTATTCCTGCCGTTCTAATCCGCCCTGAGAAGCTTCAAATTCCATTCTTCGTTTgtttcgtcttcttctgtggaTCCTGCTTTGGGATGTTAATCTG GGCCGTCTCACAAGCTCATGGCCCCGGCGACCTCTTCCATGAGCCTGGCACAGCCCCTAATACAGGATGGGCCTTTATGTTCGGTGTCACAGCTATACTAGGTTCTTGGGGCTCAGGTACGTTAGGCCAATCCGATTGGGTGCGCTATTCAAAGAGGCGATACGCGCCTACGCTCTCGCAGCTAGTTGCATGTCCGGCTACGATTGCAATCACGGCAACGATTGGGATCATCGTCACAAGTGCCAGCAATAAATTGATGGGCGGCGATATCCAATGGAATCCGATCTACCTTCTTGCTGATATCCAGGAGTATTACGGTTCCAGTCCTCGGGTGCGTGCGGGTGTGTTCTTTGCCAGTGTGGGTATGGTCGCTTCTCAGTTTTCA aTCAGTGTCGTCCTGAACAGCGTCAGCTGCGGCATGGATCTCGCCGGTCTATGGCCGAAGTATATCAATATCCGACGAGGAGGGTATATAATGGCCATCATCGGGATCGCCACTCA GCCATGGCAGCTCCTCTCTACCGCGGACAAATTTCTTTCCGTGCTCAGTGGATTTGGCGTGTTTATGGCTCCTGCAAC GGGCCTAATGCTGGCTGACTACCACCTCATCCGGAGGTATAGGCTTAAGCTCTCCGACCTGTACCGTGgcgacagcaccagcatctACTGGTTTCGCCACGGGGTGAATTGGCGCGCCTTTGCAGCGTTCACGGCAGGGATGTGGCCGCTTCTTC CTGGTTTGGCAGGAAACGTGAATGGCTGGAATTCACCACAGTGGGTTGGATGGGTGCGCCTGTACAACCTTACCTTCCTGGTTGGGCTAGCGATCGCCTTCTTGGTATTCCTGGGGCTAAACTGGGTATTTCCTGTGGTGGGTATCGATGAGACTGGGCCTttccttgaggttgaggatgttATTGACGGCGTTGAGAAGTTGGGAGATGTATCTAGTTCTGTGAGGGGCGACGATACATATCGGAAAAGAGCGGAGGCCTCTATTGTTTAG
- a CDS encoding isopenicillin N synthase family dioxygenase (COG:Q;~EggNog:ENOG410PH6A;~InterPro:IPR026992,IPR027443,IPR005123;~PFAM:PF03171,PF14226;~go_function: GO:0016491 - oxidoreductase activity [Evidence IEA];~go_process: GO:0055114 - oxidation-reduction process [Evidence IEA]) yields the protein MVPTVSNIPIIDLEPARTGGPEDVAIVAHEVYQAFKHVGFAYIKNHGVAQDLVDEAFTWSSKFFALPDSEKNKAPHPPEGWYHRGYSGIGREKVVQMVFDSDGIAERRKTPDVKESFELGNENDERMRNIWIPEESLPGFRGFFAKFFTTCSGLETLMLRLTATGMGLDEAFFLDYHKDRTNQCRLLHYPPVEEELLLHGKAERIAAHTDFATMTILFQDAVGGLEVEDIHEKGKFNPAPYIPGTAVVNIGDLLMRWSNHELKSTMHRVRAPPLVNADELGEGSGLDGSGQGRITKPRYSIPYFISPDRDRVIECLPNCHGDGRPKMYEPITSSDYIAMRMNATY from the exons ATGGTGCCTACCGTGTCAAACATCCCAATAATTGACCTTGAGCCAGCGCGCACTGGAGGCCCGGAAGATGTGGCCATAGTCGCCCACGAGGTGTATCAGGCTTTCAAGCACGTTGGATTTGCATATATCAAGAATCACGGTGTAGCTCAAGACCTTGTCGACGAGGCATTCACCTGG AGTTCGAAATTCTTCGCCCTGCCTGACTCGGAGAAGAACAAAGCACCTCACCCACCAGAAGGCTGGTACCACCGCGGATACAGCGGGATCGGGCGAGAGAAGGTCGTCCAGATGGTCTTCGACTCCGACGGTATCGCAGAACGCCGCAAAACCCCTGACGTGAAGGAGTCTTTTGAACTAGGCAACGAGAATGACGAGCGGATGCGCAATATCTGGATCCCGGAGGAATCCCTCCCAGGGTTTCGAGGCTTCTTTGCAAAATTCTTCACTACATGCTCTGGCCTTGAAACACTAATGCTGAGACTGACTGCGACTGGGATGGGTCTCGACGAAGCATTCTTCTTGGATTACCATAAAGACCGCACGAACCAGTGTCGACTCCTGCATTATCCACCTGTGGAAGAAGAGCTACTGCTGCACGGCAAGGCTGAGCGCATCGCCGCACACACCGACTTTGCAACGATGACAATCCTCTTTCAAGACGCCGTCGGTGGGCTCGAAGTCGAGGATATACATGAAAAGGGCAAATTCAACCCCGCGCCGTACATTCCCGGCACGGCGGTGGTGAATATCGGCGACCTTCTGATGCGGTGGAGCAACCACGAGTTGAAGTCCACAATGCACCGCGTGCGCGCACCGCCGCTCGTCAATGCTGATGAACTTGGTGAAGGATCAGGACTAGATGGTAGCGGCCAGGGCCGGATTACGAAACCTCGGTATTCGATTCCGTATTTTATCAGTCCGGATAGGGATCGAGTGATTGAATGTCTGCCGAATTGTCATGGAGACGGCCGGCCGAAGATGTACGAGCCGATTACTAGTAGTGATTATATTGCGATGCGGATGAACGCGACATACTGA